In Oryza sativa Japonica Group chromosome 2, ASM3414082v1, the following are encoded in one genomic region:
- the LOC4329672 gene encoding auxin response factor 7: MAGSVVAAAAAAGGGTGSSCDALYRELWHACAGPLVTVPRQGELVYYFPQGHMEQLEASTDQQLDQHLPLFNLPSKILCKVVNVELRAETDSDEVYAQIMLQPEADQNELTSPKPEPHEPEKCNVHSFCKTLTASDTSTHGGFSVLRRHAEECLPPLDMTQNPPWQELVARDLHGNEWHFRHIFRGQPRRHLLTTGWSVFVSSKRLVAGDAFIFLRGENGELRVGVRRLMRQLNNMPSSVISSHSMHLGVLATASHAISTGTLFSVFYKPRTSQSEFVVSANKYLEAKNSKISVGMRFKMRFEGDEAPERRFSGTIIGVGSMSTSPWANSDWRSLKVQWDEPSVVPRPDRVSPWELEPLAVSNSQPSPQPPARNKRARPPASNSIAPELPPVFGLWKSSAESTQGFSFSGLQRTQELYPSSPNPIFSTSLNVGFSTKNEPSALSNKHFYWPMRETRANSYSASISKVPSEKKQEPSSAGCRLFGIEISSAVEATSPLAAVSGVGQDQPAASVDAESDQLSQPSHANKSDAPAASSEPSPHETQSRQVRSCTKVIMQGMAVGRAVDLTRLHGYDDLRCKLEEMFDIQGELSASLKKWKVVYTDDEDDMMLVGDDPWPEFCSMVKRIYIYTYEEAKQLTPKSKLPIIGDAIKPNPNKQSPESDMPHSDLDSTAPVTDKDC, encoded by the exons ATGGCTGGCTCcgtcgttgctgctgctgccgccgccggcggtggcacaG GGAGCTCTTGCGATGCGTTGTACAGGGAGCTATGGCATGCTTGCGCTGGGCCGTTGGTCACAGTGCCTCGCCAAGGCGAATTGGTTTACTACTTCCCCCAGGGCCATATGGAACAG CTTGAGGCATCTACAGACCAACAGCTTGACCAGCATCTGCCTTTGTTTAACCTGCCATCTAAGATCCTCTGCAAAGTGGTCAATGTAGAACTTAGG GCTGAAACCGATTCAGATGAGGTTTATGCTCAAATTATGCTGCAACCAGAAGCAGAT CAAAATGAACTCACCAGCCCAAAACCTGAGCCACATGAACCTGAAAAATGCAATGTCCATTCCTTCTGCAAGACTTTGACTGCTTCAGATACAAGCACCCATGGTGGATTTTCAGTTCTTAGGAGGCATGCAGAAGAATGTCTTCCTCCCCTG GACATGACTCAGAATCCACCATGGCAAGAGCTTGTGGCTAGAGATCTCCATGGAAACGAGTGGCATTTCCGTCACATCTTTCGAG GACAACCTAGGAGGCATCTGCTTACAACTGGCTGGAGTGTTTTTGTTAGCTCAAAAAGATTAGTTGCCGGTGACGCATTCATCTTTCTGAG AGGTGAGAATGGAGAGCTACGAGTTGGTGTCAGGAGGCTCATGAGGCAACTAAATAACATGCCATCATCAGTAATATCAAGTCATAGTATGCATCTTGGAGTCCTAGCAACTGCATCACATGCTATATCCACCGGAACTCTCTTTTCTGTTTTCTACAAACCAAG AACAAGTCAGTCTGAGTTTGTTGTGAGTGCTAACAAGTACCTTGAAGCTAAAAACAGCAAGATATCTGTTGGAATGAGGTTTAAGATGAGATTCGAGGGCGATGAAGCTCCTGAAAGAAG GTTTAGTGGAACAATTATTGGTGTTGGGAGCATGTCAACGTCTCCATGGGCAAATTCTGACTGGAGATCTTTGAAG GTCCAATGGGATGAGCCTTCTGTGGTTCCTCGTCCAGATAGAGTTTCACCATGGGAACTAGAGCCACTTGCTGTGAGTAATTCACAGCCATCACCTCAGCCACCGGCAAGAAATAAGCGGGCTCGGCCTCCTGCTTCGAATTCAATTGCTCCAGAACTACCTCCGGTCTTCG GTTTGTGGAAATCTTCAGCTGAGTCCACACAAGGCTTCTCATTTTCGGGACTACAGCGAACACAGGAACTATATCCTTCAAGCCCCAATCCGATCTTCTCAACATCATTAAATGTTGGATTCAGTACAAAGAATGAGCCATCTGCTCTAAGCAACAAGCATTTTTACTGGCCAATGAGAGAGACAAGAGCCAACTCTTACTCTGCTAGCATCAGCAAAGTTCCATCTGAAAAGAAGCAAGAGCCTAGTTCGGCTGGCTGCAGATTGTTTGGAATCGAGATAAGCTCTGCTGTGGAAGCTACATCTCCACTGGCTGCTGTTTCTGGTGTTGGTCAAGACCAACCAGCTGCCTCAGTAGATGCTGAGTCTGATCAGCTCTCACAACCATCACATGCCAACAAATCTGATGCTCCAGCGGCAAGCAGTGAGCCATCTCCTCATGAGACTCAGAGTCGGCAAGTGAGGAGCTGCACCAAG GTCATCATGCAAGGAATGGCAGTTGGAAGGGCAGTGGACCTGACAAGGCTCCATGGATATGATGATCTTCGCTGCAAGTTAGAAGAGATGTTTGATATCCAAGGAGAGCTCTCTGCTAGCCTAAAGAAATGGAAGGTTGTTTACACAGATGATGAGGATGATATGATGCTGGTTGGGGATGACCCTTGGCC TGAATTTTGCAGCATGGTGAAAAGGATATACATCTACACCTACGAGGAAGCCAAGCAACTTACTCCCAAGTCGAAGCTGCCGATCATTGGCGACGCCATCAAGCCAAACCCAAACAAACAATCGCCCGAGTCTGACATGCCTCACAGTGACCTGGACAGCACCGCCCCCGTCACCGATAAGGATTGCTGA
- the LOC4329673 gene encoding RING-H2 finger protein ATL58, with product MSCTSPDPPDYCSAASPELKLYQAFIFSVPVFFTFVLLLFFYLFYLRRRRANWQSLRMRTNNLIRGDNPRLECGIKKEMREMLPVVVFKESFLIRETQCSVCLADYQPDERLQRIPPCGHTFHIDCIDHWLSTNTTCPLCRVSLLPSPKTASIDPVDLEAQTVEENSSLDVQYQEGRIDENTRQEDQTLQQGSEGPTHQAEENEETSVRVTTEPQVEAEGSPSTTCRPCKTKK from the exons ATGTCTTGTACCTCCCCAGACCCGCCCGATTACTGCTCGGCCGCATCGCCTGAGCTTAAGCTATACCAAGCCTTCATCTTCTCCGTGCCGGTTTTCTTCACGTTCGTCTTGCTTCTCTTCTTCTACTTGTTCTACTTGCGACGGCGCAGAGCAAACTGGCAGTCCTTGCGCATGAGGACTAATAACTTGATACGGGGAGATAACCCCAGA TTGGAGTGCGGCATAAAGAAGGAGATGCGGGAAATGTTGCCTGTTGTGGTCTTCAAGGAGAGCTTCTTGATCAGGGAAACACA ATGCTCTGTCTGCTTAGCAGACTATCAACCGGATGAGCGGCTCCAGAGAATACCTCCTTGTGGCCATACCTTCCACATCGATTGCATCGACCACTGGCTCTCGACAAACACCACTTGCCCTCTTTGTCGAGTATCCCTCCTTCCATCCCCCAAAACCGCCAGCATTGATCCAGTGGATTTGGAAGCACAGACCGTTGAAGAGAACAGCTCTTTGGATGTACAGTATCAGGAGGGCCGCATTGACGAGAACACGCGACAGGAGGATCAGACATTGCAACAAGGTAGTGAGGGTCCAACGCATCAAGCTGAAGAAAACGAAGAGACATCAGTCAGAGTAACCACTGAGCCCCAAGTAGAGGCCGAGGGGTCTCCAAGCACAACCTGCCGGCCTTGTAAAACGAAGAAATAA
- the LOC4329674 gene encoding zinc finger CCCH domain-containing protein 16, whose amino-acid sequence MRAPRREREREREREEARVIESAKPFPAAAMSTAAADPAAAADAAVTRKERRRERKKERRRRARREAAEAARKAAEALAADPEEERRLRELEEAEADASERARRAFEDAERRWLEAAAARAAEKAAAAREESTAPEDSSREYKDDHGNGTEEDDEWEYVEDGPAEIIWEGNEITVKKKMVKVPKKAKENQPIQQEDRPTSNPLPPQSVAFASQRMEPSLSAQEVLEKVAQETPNFGTEQDKAHCPFHLKTGACRFGVRCSRVHFYPDKSCTLLMRNMYSGPGLALEQDEGLECTDEEIEQSYEEFYEDVHTEFLKFGELVNFKVCRNGSLHLRGNVYVHYKSLDSALIAYSSMNGRYFAGKQITCEFVAVTRWKVAICGEYMRSRFKTCSRGIACNFIHCFRNPGGDYEWADWDNPPPRYWIRKMAALFGPSDDSIYGKPSDTPHLERSQSSDRRRPRSSDPRYTPSRTRDEDAHKQHSSRDYSHSKHERSSHTEHRRDRKESSASDKHRHREIKDKTSKYSSNMESERESHKYMREEKHRIDHGNGGKGDHGKVRSRKNRSERQESLEPGSSGRSSDFIDQDTTESPSGSKSTGRHHKKTRRQSLEEHSTRRSSRHRDMEDDGRGQSVAVKRKDHHDTSDDRWVATNSDVDSDLETQYQRSSSEGSKLGMKYHARSDSETGYGRSRSGTTKSRRERKRQSGNGERSDTLEVTSDSDTRDMSSDAWRSRSRSSDENLSTHRSRRKRSRSSHDS is encoded by the exons ATGCGGGCCCcccgacgagagagagagagagagagagagagagaggaggcgagaGTGATTGAATCGGCGAAGCCTttcccggcggcggccatgtcgACGGCGGCCGCTgatcccgccgcggcggcggatgcggcggtcacgaggaaggagaggcggagggagcggaagaaggagcggcggcgccgggcgcgGAGGGAGGCCGCGGAGGCCGCTCGGAAGGCGGCTGAGGCGCTCGCGGCCGACCCGGAGGAGGAGCGCCGCCTCCGGgagctcgaggaggccgaggccgacgcGTCCGAGCGCGCGCGGCGAGCCTTCGAGGACGCGGAGCGCCGGTGgctggaggccgccgccgcgcgcgccgcggagAAGGCCGCGGCTGCGAGAGAGGAGTCGACGGCTCCGGAGGATTCCTCCCGCGAG TATAAAGATGACCATGGAAATGGAACCGAGGAGGATGACGAATGGGAATATGTTGAAGATGGACCAGCAGAGATCATATGGGAAGGAAATGAAATCACTGTGAAGAAGAAAATGGTCAAAGTACCAAAGAAAGCCAAGGAAAACCAGCCAATTCAACAG GAAGATAGACCTACATCAAATCCACTCCCACCGCAGTCTGTAGCTTTTGCTTCGCAGAGGATGGAACCTTCCTTGTCAGCTCAAGAAGTACTTGAGAAAGTTGCTCAAGAGACTCCAAATTTTGGAACAGAACAG GATAAGGCACATTGCCCATTTCACCTCAAGACAGGGGCTTGCCGCTTTGGAGTGCGTTGCAGCAGAGTTCATTTTTATCCTGATAAATCATGCACTCTGCTCATGAGAAACATGTATAGTGGTCCAGGCCTTGCTTTGGAGCAAGATGAAGGGCTTGAG TGTACAGATGAAGAGATTGAACAGAGCTATGAAGAATTTTATGAAGATGTGCACACAGAATTTCTGAAATTTGGTGAACTTGTGAACTTTAAG GTGTGTCGAAATGGATCACTCCATCTTCGAGGAAATGTTTATGTGCATTATAAATCATTGGATTCAGCTCTTATTGCCTACAGCAGCATGAATGGACGGTATTTTGCTGGGAAGCAG ATAACATGTGAATTTGTTGCTGTGACAAGATGGAAGGTTGCCATATGTGGTGAATACATGAGGTCAAGATTCAAG ACATGTTCACGTGGAATCGCTTGTAATTTTATTCATTGCTTTCGCAACCCTGGAGGAGATTATGAGTGGGCTGATTGGGATAATCCTCCTCCTAGATACTGGATTAGGAAGATGGCTGCTCTTTTTGGTCCCTCGGATGATTCTATCTATGGCAAGCCAAGCGACACCCCACATTTAGAGCGCTCACAGAGTTCAGACAGGAGGAGACCGAGAAGTTCTGATCCTAG GTACACACCAAGCAGAACAAGGGATGAAGATGCACATAAACAGCACTCGTCCAGAGATTATTCACATTCGAAGCATGAACGCAGCAGCCATACTGAGCACAGACGAGACAGAAAAGAATCATCTGCATCAGATAAGCACCGACATCGAGAGATTAAAGATAAGACCAGCAAATACTCCTCTAACATGGAAAGTGAAAGAGAGTCCCACAAGTACATGCGtgaagaaaaacataggattgacCATGGAAATGGAGGTAAAGGAGACCATGGTAAAGTTAGGTCGAGGAAGAACAGATCTGAACGCCAAGAAAGTTTGGAGCCTGGATCTTCTGGCCGGTCTTCGGACTTCATCGATCAAGACACCACCGAGAGTCCTTCAGGCAGCAAGTCCACTGGCAGGCATCACAAGAAGACCAGGAGGCAATCCTTAGAAGAGCACAGCACCAGAAGGAGCTCAAGGCATCGGGACATGGAAGATGATGGAAGAGGACAGTCTGTAGCTGTAAAACGCAAGGATCACCATGATACATCGGATGATAGATGGGTAGCAACAAACAGTGATGTTGATTCAGACTTGGAGACTCAATACCAGAGGTCAAGTAGTGAAGGCAGCAAGCTGGGAATGAAATATCATGCTCGATCAGATTCAGAAACTGGGTACGGAAGGTCAAGAAGTGGAACAACCAAGAGCCGTAGGGAAAGGAAGCGTCAGAGTGGAAACGGTGAGCGCAGCGACACTTTAGAGGTTACTTCAGATTCAGACACCAGAGATATGAGCTCTGATGCATGGAGGAGCCGATCGAGAAGCAGTGACGAGAATCTCTCAACGCACAGGTCAAGGAGAAAAAGAAGTCGCAGTAGTCATGATTCCTGA